Part of the Nitrospirota bacterium genome, ATAGAAAACGAGGTCAACGAAGAAGTGATCCTCATCAAAGGTAAAGCGTTTCTGGCGGGCCTCGAACAGAAAACCTTTGCCGAGTTCCAGAAGAAATTTCTCCAGCTTGTCTATGATGGCTGTCTCAAGATCTGTTTCTGAATAAGTTGACTTTTCATCCAGACCGAGAAATTCGAGCACATAGGGCTCTTTGAGAAGGTCCACTGGTTGACTGATTATCTGCCCTTTCTTTGCCAGTTGCCGTACACGCTTTTTATCACGGCTCAGTGCAAGCCGCTCATAGAGACTGGTGTTTACCTGGCGTTTAAGCTCCGGAACCGACCAGAAATTTTGTGAAGCCTCAATTTCATAGAAGCTGCGCTCTTTGGCGTCTTTGATACCAAGGAGAAGGACATAGTGAGACCAACTGAGGGGTATATGTGTCGTTATTTGTTCAGCAAACCGCTGACTACTTACAGGGGAATGCAATTTGCCAGAAGGCTTCTGGCAAATCTGGAGAAACCTATCCCTGTACTGAAGGAAAAAGGCTCTCATGTTCTGAAGGTTTGATCTTGAAAATCCTCTGCCAAATTCACCGGAAAGGCGTTCAGACAATTCTTTGAGAAGTTGTTTTCCATAATCCGCTCTATGATGCCCGGCCTGCTCATGTTCGACAATCAGGCGGCCAATCTCAAAATTCGTCAGGATCTGGAGTGAATTAATATTATTCGCCGCAGCCCGTCGTGCGGATTGTACGAGGTGTTTTACCTGCTCAATAAGCAGTTCCAGTTGATTTTTCTTCATCTCAGCAGAGCCTCCTCCAGAATTGCCTTCAGTTTGTCCCGGAGTCTGGCAGTCTCTGCCTCGCTTTCTTCAAGTTTGGCAAGCAATTCTGCCGGATTGCCGTGGTCTTCATCAGCAACATGCGGATTCTTGAAATCGAGGTTATAGTTGCGGGTCTTGATCTCCTCTATTGTGACCTTCCAGGCAACTTCGTTCTCCTCTCGCTTATCCCACCAGTCAATACAGGGCTTCAAATGTTCAAAGCGGATAGGCCTGGTCATCGAATACGCCTTTTGGCCCTCAGGTACACGGTGTTCGTAATACCATTATGTTTTGCTGTACCTAACTGTTTCTCCTGCAAAAGGGCAAGGACGGCATAAAACATAGCATAATATAACCTGTTCATTCTGTTCCAACTGGCGGATTTTCTCAGCCTGGGCAGCTTCCTGGGTGGGTTCATTGCCGAATCCACCCTGTGCGTATCGTTTCTTCCAGTAAGAGAGCAAACTGGAAAAAATGTGATGCCGGCGGCATAGTTAAACTGAGGTGCTGATTCCGCTTAACATCTCCTCAACAACTTGACGTTTAAACTCTGGACTGAATGTCCTCTGTCTCTTCATCTGACAGGGCCCTTTCTCCCTTTCAGGGATTAAAGTAAACCTGTCTGATACTCTAACATATTTTGTCCAGTTTCAGGGGTGATGTCCACACTACACTAGTTGGTCTTGATCAAAAATACAACCTCTTTTTTAAGATATCATAACTGCAACTCCGATCATTCTGATGCAAACTTATTACCAAGAATGTTATAGTGCCAGATGAACCACACCCAGATGTACGATCTCGTTTGGGAAAAAAGGGACAGATTTATTTTTGAATAAAATAGATCTGCCCCCTTTTCCCTATGCTATCTATATTCTGAGACACGACATCAGAACTATTGAGTGGGAACTGGTACTATTTGATAAACAGACACCATGTGAAATTCTACGGGTTTCCCGGAATTAATGCCTCTTTTTAATTAAGTTTCCTTCATTCTTTAAATACTGTAATTGTAATCGTCGAGCCGCTTGCGTGCTCTTTCGATTTCCTCTGCATTAAATAGAGGTGCCCACTTAGGATCCTGTATAAGTGCTTCTACAGTT contains:
- a CDS encoding N-6 DNA methylase is translated as MTRPIRFEHLKPCIDWWDKREENEVAWKVTIEEIKTRNYNLDFKNPHVADEDHGNPAELLAKLEESEAETARLRDKLKAILEEALLR
- a CDS encoding DUF1016 family protein — protein: MKKNQLELLIEQVKHLVQSARRAAANNINSLQILTNFEIGRLIVEHEQAGHHRADYGKQLLKELSERLSGEFGRGFSRSNLQNMRAFFLQYRDRFLQICQKPSGKLHSPVSSQRFAEQITTHIPLSWSHYVLLLGIKDAKERSFYEIEASQNFWSVPELKRQVNTSLYERLALSRDKKRVRQLAKKGQIISQPVDLLKEPYVLEFLGLDEKSTYSETDLETAIIDKLEKFLLELGKGFLFEARQKRFTFDEDHFFVDLVFYNRLLRCYVLIDLKIDKLTHQDLGQMQMYVNYFDRYVKQVDEQPTVGIILCKKKRDALVELTLPKDAGIHAREYQLYLPSKEDLKQRLIEWAREEGEE